A genome region from Acidobacteriota bacterium includes the following:
- a CDS encoding HigA family addiction module antitoxin: MTMKQPPHPGHSVKDACLDPLQLTVTEGAQMLGVTRHTLSRVINGKSGISPEMAIRLEKVGWSNAAHWMRLQTAYDLAKAREHEDEIVVHPQLPAMAP, translated from the coding sequence ATGACCATGAAGCAACCACCCCACCCCGGGCACTCAGTAAAGGACGCCTGTCTCGATCCACTGCAGCTGACGGTCACCGAAGGAGCACAGATGCTGGGAGTGACTCGGCATACCCTGTCTCGAGTCATCAATGGAAAGTCTGGGATTTCACCCGAGATGGCAATCCGCCTCGAGAAGGTTGGCTGGTCGAACGCGGCCCACTGGATGCGCCTCCAAACGGCCTACGACCTCGCCAAGGCTCGCGAGCACGAGGACGAGATTGTGGTTCACCCTCAACTACCCGCCATGGCACCCTAG
- a CDS encoding type II toxin-antitoxin system RelE/ParE family toxin, which translates to MVSFKHRGLKKLYESGDGSKVRADQRKRIADVLFHLDNALAPTDLDLPGYRLHRLKGDLKGAWSISVSGNWRITFRFADGDAREVNLIAYH; encoded by the coding sequence ATCGTAAGCTTCAAGCACCGAGGCCTCAAGAAGCTCTACGAATCAGGAGATGGCAGCAAAGTCCGGGCGGACCAGCGAAAACGGATCGCAGATGTCCTCTTTCACCTCGACAACGCCTTGGCCCCAACGGACCTCGACCTACCCGGATATCGGCTCCATCGCTTGAAGGGAGATCTCAAAGGAGCTTGGAGCATCTCCGTATCCGGCAACTGGCGAATCACCTTTCGCTTCGCCGACGGCGATGCTAGGGAAGTAAACCTGATCGCCTACCACTAG
- a CDS encoding MMPL family transporter yields the protein MTVGLLLGGLAGTLRLQTDNSPEQFFLAGSPRLAAYQELRAAFGSDRGLRLVVSGDRLWTPEGMAWLLELEEAAQTLPGVEGAAGLASHYRPLLSAWPPEPDELRRRARASTLDRNLGWIDRTGRTATVWVTLSEDAELSPLATLLERDRPAGVDAHLAGSPILDRALDRSSQEIQTQSFPLLLIAACLLLFAVFRDLAGLIVPLTFVAVCELTLLGLMGFTGVRLNLVLAVLPPLLFVISLATAIHVLMRYRAHRRELEHPAAVAATYRDKGWAVFWTGLTTFVGFASLAVSPVAPVRSLGLWSGLGIAVLTLAAFQLLPNLLAIGGSKKGAAPPGQRAFESRTSAWARAMTPRLLAHRGKVLALATALALVALAGLPRLRTESNALTYLAPQHPARTAIEELEAAGIGIASLEVAVHLPNAESASSAPPLARLSTLSDRLRGFDPVLGVVGAGDLVDDFVANSALGTSLGRQGAYTLLAADPRGRQALAPWWQSTTARLLVFAPMAGFDRLEPLLTTIEEAAQSSFPQARIEVTGQYPLLLESQRALLRTLALSFALTFIAVGLVFRLLLGTTRLTILALLPNLWPVIGALGLMGWYGVPVDVATVMVASVVLGLAVDDTLHTLGHFRHLAPRHGTAEAVARTLELTAPSYLLTGLVLAVGFAVCGLSDFAPTARFGGISAFAILLAVIGDLFLLPALLGSTPAGAVRKIRGRLTADP from the coding sequence GTGACGGTCGGACTTCTTCTCGGCGGTCTCGCCGGCACCCTGCGACTGCAGACCGACAACTCGCCGGAGCAGTTCTTTCTCGCCGGCTCGCCCCGACTGGCCGCCTACCAGGAGCTGCGCGCCGCCTTCGGTAGTGATCGCGGCCTGCGCCTGGTGGTTTCCGGCGATCGGCTGTGGACGCCGGAGGGTATGGCCTGGTTATTGGAGCTCGAAGAAGCCGCGCAGACACTGCCCGGAGTCGAAGGTGCCGCCGGCCTCGCCAGCCACTATCGCCCGCTGCTTTCGGCTTGGCCGCCGGAGCCCGACGAGCTCCGCCGACGCGCCCGCGCCAGTACCCTCGACCGCAACCTCGGCTGGATCGATCGAACCGGGCGCACCGCCACCGTTTGGGTCACCCTCTCGGAAGACGCCGAGCTGTCGCCCCTCGCGACCTTGCTGGAACGCGATCGACCGGCGGGGGTGGACGCCCATCTCGCCGGCTCGCCGATTCTCGACCGCGCCCTCGATCGCTCGTCACAGGAAATCCAGACACAGTCCTTTCCGTTGCTCCTGATCGCCGCCTGCCTGCTGCTGTTCGCCGTCTTCCGCGATCTCGCCGGCCTGATCGTGCCGCTGACCTTCGTCGCCGTTTGCGAGCTCACCCTCCTCGGCTTGATGGGCTTCACAGGCGTGCGCCTCAACCTGGTGCTGGCAGTGCTGCCGCCGCTGCTCTTCGTCATCTCGCTGGCCACCGCCATCCACGTGCTGATGCGCTATCGCGCTCACCGCCGAGAGCTGGAACACCCCGCGGCGGTGGCCGCGACCTACCGCGACAAGGGCTGGGCGGTCTTCTGGACCGGGCTCACCACCTTCGTCGGCTTCGCCTCGCTGGCGGTCAGCCCGGTGGCCCCGGTGCGCTCCCTCGGACTGTGGTCCGGCCTCGGCATTGCCGTCCTCACCCTGGCGGCCTTTCAGCTACTACCGAACCTGCTCGCCATCGGCGGCTCGAAGAAGGGGGCGGCCCCCCCGGGACAGCGAGCCTTCGAGTCGCGGACCTCGGCCTGGGCACGCGCTATGACGCCGCGGCTGCTCGCCCATCGCGGCAAGGTGTTGGCCCTCGCCACCGCCCTCGCCCTGGTGGCCCTCGCCGGTCTGCCTCGCTTGCGCACCGAGAGCAACGCCCTCACCTACCTTGCGCCACAGCACCCGGCCCGCACCGCCATCGAAGAGCTCGAAGCGGCCGGCATCGGCATCGCCAGCCTCGAGGTGGCGGTTCACCTGCCGAATGCCGAGTCGGCCAGCTCCGCTCCCCCGCTCGCCCGCCTGTCGACCTTGAGTGACCGCCTCCGCGGCTTCGATCCTGTCCTCGGAGTGGTCGGCGCCGGCGACCTGGTGGACGACTTCGTCGCCAACAGCGCCCTCGGCACCTCCCTCGGCCGCCAAGGCGCCTACACCCTCCTCGCCGCAGATCCGCGCGGTCGCCAGGCCCTCGCCCCGTGGTGGCAGAGCACCACGGCGAGACTCCTGGTGTTCGCCCCGATGGCCGGCTTCGACCGCCTCGAGCCTTTGCTGACGACGATCGAAGAAGCCGCCCAGAGCAGCTTTCCGCAAGCCCGTATCGAAGTCACCGGCCAGTACCCACTGCTGCTCGAGAGTCAGCGCGCGCTTCTCCGCACGCTGGCCCTTTCCTTCGCCCTGACCTTCATCGCCGTCGGCCTGGTCTTCCGCCTTCTCCTCGGCACCACGCGCCTCACCATCCTGGCGCTGCTGCCCAACCTCTGGCCGGTGATCGGCGCACTCGGTCTGATGGGCTGGTACGGCGTTCCGGTCGACGTCGCGACGGTGATGGTGGCGTCGGTGGTTCTCGGTCTGGCGGTGGACGACACGCTGCATACCCTGGGGCACTTCCGCCACCTCGCGCCTCGCCACGGCACCGCCGAAGCGGTCGCCCGCACCCTCGAGCTCACCGCCCCGTCCTATCTCCTGACGGGCCTGGTGCTGGCCGTCGGCTTCGCCGTCTGCGGGCTCTCGGACTTTGCGCCGACAGCCCGCTTCGGCGGCATCTCGGCCTTCGCCATCCTGCTGGCGGTGATCGGCGACCTCTTCCTGCTACCCGCCCTCCTCGGCTCGACGCCGGCCGGAGCGGTGCGCAAGATCCGCGGTAGACTCACCGCCGATCCATGA
- a CDS encoding YceI family protein, with product MKSRLPILLAVALIATAVGGPVIEAEPIVRRLDPEQTKVAFTLGATLHQVEGTFRLLRGEITFDPASGEASGEIVLDIASGDTGNAKRDRKMHRDILESERFPTATFVAESFAGNYPGSGTLQGRLTFHGDEHSFEIIFEHVDEGPGEGNVRGSFRIPFVAWGLEDPSTFVLRVEKEVEVTFETLDRAP from the coding sequence ATGAAGAGCAGACTTCCCATCCTCCTCGCTGTCGCGCTGATCGCCACCGCCGTCGGCGGACCGGTGATCGAAGCCGAACCCATCGTTCGCCGCCTCGACCCGGAGCAGACCAAGGTCGCCTTCACCCTCGGGGCGACCCTCCACCAGGTCGAAGGCACCTTCCGCCTGCTGCGCGGCGAGATCACCTTCGACCCGGCCAGCGGGGAAGCCTCCGGCGAGATCGTCCTCGACATCGCCAGCGGCGACACCGGCAACGCCAAGCGCGACCGCAAGATGCACCGCGACATCCTCGAGAGCGAGCGCTTCCCCACCGCCACCTTCGTCGCCGAGTCCTTCGCCGGCAACTATCCCGGCAGCGGCACTCTGCAGGGGCGACTGACCTTCCACGGTGACGAGCATTCCTTCGAGATCATCTTCGAGCACGTCGACGAAGGCCCCGGTGAAGGCAACGTTCGCGGTTCCTTTCGCATCCCCTTCGTCGCCTGGGGCCTGGAAGATCCCAGCACCTTCGTCCTGCGGGTCGAGAAGGAGGTCGAGGTCACCTTCGAGACCCTCGACCGAGCGCCCTGA
- a CDS encoding mechanosensitive ion channel family protein produces MTPKTPTVDPAAPEGGDPAAAGDTAAAGGDAAVEASRAGASAVRDLLAQTPLTNVYLQALAVVLFAFIASWIVDRVISRGLARWARHTKTDLDDKLISLLHRPVRLSVLLIGLAIATQLMGLAPTIERVTLGVIQTLAVFLWASFAMRFVSLLLTSFQSRKDRFKALDSRTFPLFDNLAKILIVGAAIYFVFLAWNIDVTAWLASAGIIGIAVGFAAKDTLANLFAGLFIAADAPYKVGDYVNLDSGERGRVTQVGIRTTRMLTRDDIEITIPNSVIANAKIINESGGRWEKERLRVKVGVAYGSDVDQVRQALMAVAGDYDIVCADPEPRVRFRALGNSSLDFELLVWVNDPELRGRALDMLYEGVYKRFMAEGIEIPFPQRDVHLYTHSVPNES; encoded by the coding sequence ATGACTCCGAAGACGCCAACCGTTGATCCCGCCGCCCCCGAGGGTGGAGATCCCGCTGCCGCTGGCGATACCGCTGCTGCCGGCGGCGACGCCGCCGTCGAAGCCAGCCGGGCGGGTGCCAGCGCAGTGCGTGATCTCCTCGCGCAGACGCCGCTGACCAATGTGTACCTCCAGGCCCTGGCGGTGGTCCTGTTCGCGTTCATCGCCTCGTGGATCGTCGACCGCGTCATCTCGCGCGGTCTGGCGCGCTGGGCGCGCCACACCAAGACCGATCTCGACGACAAGTTAATCTCGCTGCTGCACCGGCCCGTGCGCCTCAGCGTGCTGCTGATCGGCCTCGCCATCGCCACCCAGCTGATGGGTCTGGCGCCGACCATCGAGCGCGTCACCCTGGGGGTCATCCAGACCTTGGCGGTCTTCCTCTGGGCTTCCTTCGCGATGCGCTTCGTGTCGCTGCTGCTGACCTCCTTCCAGTCCCGCAAAGACCGCTTCAAGGCCCTCGACAGCCGCACCTTTCCGCTGTTCGACAACCTCGCGAAGATCCTCATCGTCGGCGCGGCGATCTACTTCGTCTTCCTGGCCTGGAACATCGATGTCACCGCCTGGCTGGCGTCGGCGGGCATCATCGGCATCGCCGTCGGCTTCGCCGCCAAGGACACCCTGGCCAACCTCTTCGCCGGCCTGTTCATCGCCGCCGATGCTCCCTACAAGGTGGGCGATTACGTCAACCTCGATTCCGGCGAGCGCGGTCGCGTCACCCAGGTGGGCATTCGCACCACCCGCATGCTGACCCGCGACGACATCGAGATCACGATTCCGAACTCGGTGATCGCCAACGCCAAGATCATCAACGAGAGCGGTGGCCGGTGGGAGAAGGAGCGCCTGCGGGTGAAGGTGGGGGTGGCCTACGGCAGCGACGTCGATCAGGTGCGCCAAGCGCTGATGGCGGTGGCCGGCGACTACGACATCGTGTGCGCCGATCCCGAGCCGCGGGTGCGCTTCCGGGCGCTGGGCAACTCCAGCCTCGACTTCGAGCTCCTGGTCTGGGTCAACGATCCGGAGCTGCGCGGTCGCGCCCTCGACATGCTCTATGAAGGGGTCTACAAGCGCTTCATGGCGGAAGGCATCGAGATTCCTTTCCCGCAGCGCGACGTCCACCTCTACACCCATTCGGTGCCGAACGAATCGTGA
- a CDS encoding alpha/beta hydrolase — MIRCVPRWAGGGILCLLLIVGWTTAGAPLSALEVGWQRIEIPATGSYALVYLPRGLEAASSLPLVVFLHGSGGEPEPYQRLVENAADDAGCVLVLPRSRIGTGWGAFDDPQTIAESVATVSAELPVDPARIAIAGHSAGGAYAFHQAYAVTNQYSGVFALSSPTAPVNALADRTYVAPNRMYYGTTDPNYTDGAYANNRALWQRLEVRSEEDIQPGFGHNVWPSFVMRNGFRFLVEQRYPAAVGLCRPDATTLCLRDGRFALSVSWRDDRDRTGEGGVVTTTADSGLFWFFGADNWELLVKVLDGCADNQRFWVFTAATTNVEYELTVRDLEAGVTKIYRNPLGVSARTVADTAAFATCP; from the coding sequence GTGATTCGCTGCGTTCCGCGATGGGCAGGCGGTGGGATCCTCTGCCTGCTGCTCATCGTGGGCTGGACCACCGCCGGAGCGCCCCTTTCGGCACTCGAGGTGGGTTGGCAGCGGATCGAGATTCCGGCGACCGGTTCCTATGCTCTGGTCTATCTGCCGCGCGGTCTCGAGGCAGCGTCGTCACTGCCGCTGGTGGTGTTTCTGCACGGCTCCGGTGGTGAGCCCGAGCCCTATCAGCGGCTGGTGGAGAACGCTGCCGACGATGCCGGTTGTGTCCTGGTGCTGCCGCGCTCGCGCATCGGCACCGGTTGGGGCGCCTTCGACGATCCGCAGACGATTGCCGAGAGCGTCGCCACGGTGTCCGCGGAGCTACCCGTCGACCCGGCCCGCATCGCCATTGCCGGACACTCCGCCGGTGGGGCCTACGCCTTCCACCAGGCATATGCGGTGACCAACCAGTACAGCGGGGTGTTCGCCTTGTCGTCGCCGACGGCGCCGGTGAACGCCCTCGCCGACCGCACCTACGTCGCCCCCAACCGCATGTACTACGGCACCACCGATCCGAATTACACGGACGGGGCCTACGCCAACAATCGAGCCCTCTGGCAGCGCCTGGAGGTGCGGTCCGAGGAAGACATCCAGCCCGGCTTCGGCCACAACGTCTGGCCCTCCTTCGTGATGCGCAACGGCTTCCGCTTCCTGGTCGAGCAGCGCTATCCGGCGGCGGTCGGTCTCTGCCGTCCCGATGCCACGACCCTCTGTCTGCGCGACGGTCGCTTCGCTCTCAGCGTCTCCTGGCGGGACGATCGCGACCGTACCGGCGAGGGCGGTGTGGTGACGACGACGGCGGACTCGGGGCTATTCTGGTTCTTCGGGGCCGACAACTGGGAGCTGTTGGTCAAGGTGCTCGATGGCTGCGCCGACAACCAGCGTTTCTGGGTCTTCACCGCCGCCACCACCAATGTCGAGTACGAGCTGACGGTGCGGGACCTCGAAGCCGGGGTCACCAAGATCTATCGCAACCCGCTCGGCGTTTCGGCACGAACGGTGGCCGATACGGCCGCCTTCGCCACCTGTCCTTGA